The following DNA comes from Caulobacter mirabilis.
GTGATGTCGACGATCGTCGCGATCATCATGACGCCGCTGCTGCTGGCGCCGCGGCGCTGGACGACCGCGACCCTGTCGGTCTGGGGCAAGGGCGTCACCCTGTGCCTGCGGCTGATCTGCGGGATCAAGGTCGAGGTGCGCGGCCGTCAGAACCTGCCGAAGGGCGGCGCCCTGATCGCGGCCAAGCACCAGTGCATGTTCGACATCTTCGGCAGCTTCGCCTTCCTGCCGGACGCCTGTTTCGTGCTGAAGAAGGAGCTGATGATCATCCCCTTCTTCGGCTGGTACGCGGCCAAGGGCGGCATGATCGTGGTCGACCGCGAAGGCCATTCGGCCGCCCTGCGCAAGCTGGTCGCCGACGCCAAGGACCGCTTCACGGCCGCCCGCCAGCTGGTCATCTTCCCGGAAGGCACCCGAAAGGCGCCCGGCGAGGAGCCCGACTACAAGCCCGGCATCGCCGCCCTCTATCGCGAGCTGGAGATGCCGGTGATCCCGCTGGCCCTGAACACCGGCGTCCACTGGCCGGCGCACGGCTTCCTGCGTCATCCCGGCACGATCGTGTTCGAGTTCCTCGAGCCCATCCCCGCCGGCCTGAAGCGCGGCGAATTCATGCGCGAACTGGAGGCCCGTATCGAAGGCGCCTCCAACGCCCTGGTCGCCGAGGGGATCTAGGGTCCGTTTCGCGCGACCAGCGCCTGGATGGTCGCGTAGAGCTCGCCCTTCGCCTGGCCGGCGGTGATCTCTCCGATCGCGGCGGCGTTCGACAGGGCCTCGGCGGCGCCGAGCATGGCCCAAAGGCCCGGCCGGGCGATGTCGCCGGCTCCGGCGAAGGGCGCCAGGACCGCCCGGCACTTCTCGATGAACACCGCCTCGTAGTCGCGCTTGATCCGCGCCAGCTCGGGCGAGCCGGCC
Coding sequences within:
- a CDS encoding lysophospholipid acyltransferase family protein produces the protein MIWIRSLAFMVVFYVMSTIVAIIMTPLLLAPRRWTTATLSVWGKGVTLCLRLICGIKVEVRGRQNLPKGGALIAAKHQCMFDIFGSFAFLPDACFVLKKELMIIPFFGWYAAKGGMIVVDREGHSAALRKLVADAKDRFTAARQLVIFPEGTRKAPGEEPDYKPGIAALYRELEMPVIPLALNTGVHWPAHGFLRHPGTIVFEFLEPIPAGLKRGEFMRELEARIEGASNALVAEGI